In one Umezawaea sp. Da 62-37 genomic region, the following are encoded:
- a CDS encoding GNAT family N-acetyltransferase has product MTDLVIRPLEAGEAHFFEYLPDPGSVGFAAFGDAYARGDYRPEWTWIALRDDVVVARAAWWAGPDDPAPLVLDWFDFTDFDAAVALLKTAPLHAEYNLRLPSDWRDDPATREAAESRMAAATAAGLTFLVERFTYRWTPDNGVPDRPGRLEFHPEPDDAKILDVFRRIHVDSLDAHVRKTVAESGLDAAAQEDLDCLLWMPSPRDWWRLAYTGDGDLVGITAPCHHHTSPVVGYIGVVPEQRGHDYSYDLLVEATHLLIGHGAEQIVAGTDCGNLPMAATFAKVGYPVRYIRIDMV; this is encoded by the coding sequence GTGACCGATCTGGTCATCCGCCCGCTCGAAGCGGGCGAGGCACACTTCTTCGAATACTTGCCCGACCCCGGTTCGGTGGGCTTCGCGGCGTTCGGTGACGCCTACGCCCGCGGCGACTACCGCCCGGAGTGGACGTGGATCGCCTTGCGCGACGACGTCGTCGTGGCCCGCGCCGCCTGGTGGGCGGGCCCGGACGATCCGGCCCCGCTGGTCCTGGACTGGTTCGACTTCACCGACTTCGACGCCGCCGTGGCGCTGTTGAAGACCGCCCCGCTGCACGCCGAGTACAACCTCAGGCTGCCGTCGGACTGGAGGGACGACCCGGCGACGAGAGAAGCCGCCGAAAGCAGGATGGCGGCGGCCACCGCGGCGGGACTCACGTTCCTGGTGGAACGCTTCACCTACCGCTGGACCCCGGACAACGGCGTCCCCGACCGCCCCGGCAGGCTCGAGTTCCACCCGGAACCCGACGACGCCAAGATCCTGGACGTCTTCCGCCGCATCCACGTCGACAGCCTCGACGCCCACGTGCGGAAGACGGTCGCCGAATCCGGCCTGGACGCCGCGGCCCAGGAGGACCTGGACTGCCTCCTCTGGATGCCGAGTCCACGGGACTGGTGGCGGCTCGCCTACACGGGGGACGGCGACCTGGTGGGTATCACCGCCCCCTGCCACCACCACACCTCACCGGTCGTCGGCTACATCGGCGTGGTGCCGGAGCAGCGCGGCCACGACTACTCCTACGACCTCCTCGTCGAAGCCACCCACCTGCTGATCGGGCACGGCGCGGAGCAGATCGTGGCGGGCACGGACTGCGGGAACCTGCCGATGGCGGCGACGTTCGCCAAGGTCGGCTACCCGGTCCGGTACATCCGGATCGACATGGTCTGA
- a CDS encoding efflux RND transporter periplasmic adaptor subunit: MLKQVLVRLGGIAVVVATATACGSSGPEPTNPDLVPRGTALTTAKPTRQDLTNKVSLNGKVTMNPVFGLVAPIGGQVRFMDVAVPTSTPTVATRVGSVWTDGGPTWFEVPAGATFTGRLVDDKSTVTAGMPVASAKLAGYGIAADIDSAQAYKIADGSASVQGQIKNGPGPFPCTLLGTIAALPAGTVPAPPPANTDKDADKDAEDGTGSSPTGQQQQQQQQQDTSGGTGSEPTGLRLVCTAPGDVKLINGASATLEVVTQTSANALVVPVEAVAGGQGKGKVEIVKSDGSKVIADVELGLTDGKVVEIKSGLTGDETLSMPGPNLPTAEQQQQDQQQPGVKAGS, from the coding sequence GTGTTGAAGCAAGTCCTCGTCCGCCTCGGCGGAATCGCCGTCGTGGTCGCGACCGCGACCGCGTGCGGTTCCTCAGGGCCGGAGCCGACGAACCCGGACCTCGTGCCGCGGGGCACCGCGCTCACCACGGCCAAGCCCACCCGCCAGGACCTGACCAACAAGGTGAGCCTGAACGGCAAGGTGACGATGAACCCGGTGTTCGGCCTCGTCGCGCCGATCGGCGGCCAGGTCCGGTTCATGGACGTGGCGGTACCCACCAGCACGCCGACGGTCGCGACCAGGGTCGGGTCGGTCTGGACCGACGGCGGACCCACCTGGTTCGAGGTGCCCGCGGGCGCGACGTTCACCGGTCGGCTGGTGGACGACAAGTCCACCGTGACGGCGGGGATGCCCGTCGCGTCGGCGAAGCTGGCGGGCTACGGCATCGCCGCGGACATCGACAGCGCGCAGGCGTACAAGATCGCGGACGGTTCGGCGTCGGTGCAGGGGCAGATCAAGAACGGCCCCGGCCCGTTCCCGTGCACGCTGCTCGGCACGATCGCCGCGCTGCCCGCGGGCACCGTGCCCGCCCCGCCGCCCGCGAACACCGACAAGGACGCCGACAAGGACGCGGAGGACGGCACGGGGTCCTCCCCCACCGGTCAGCAGCAGCAACAGCAGCAACAGCAGGACACCAGCGGTGGCACCGGGTCCGAGCCCACCGGGCTGCGCCTCGTCTGCACCGCGCCCGGCGACGTGAAGCTCATCAACGGCGCCTCGGCCACGCTGGAGGTCGTCACGCAGACCTCGGCCAACGCGCTCGTCGTGCCGGTCGAGGCCGTCGCGGGCGGGCAGGGCAAGGGCAAGGTCGAGATCGTGAAGTCCGACGGGAGCAAGGTGATCGCGGACGTCGAACTGGGGCTCACCGACGGCAAGGTCGTCGAGATCAAGTCCGGTCTCACCGGCGACGAGACGCTGAGCATGCCCGGCCCGAACCTGCCCACCGCCGAGCAGCAGCAACAGGACCAGCAGCAGCCCGGCGTCAAAGCGGGGTCTTGA
- a CDS encoding ABC transporter ATP-binding protein encodes MTPLIRITGLTKTLKGQDEPRTILAGVDLTLHSGESIAILGRSGSGKSTLLSLIGLFDRADGGQYLLGDNDITRIPERRAAALRSEEFGFVFQRFFLLKHLSAVQNVSMALVNGQGWLPRRKRRAKAMDALERVGIAHLAKHKPQRLSGGEQQRVAIARALVREPRILLADEPTGALDTETGNLVVEALRSATDRGCGLILVTHDHDHASKMGRVLQLTNGVFDGAPQRVVV; translated from the coding sequence ATGACGCCGCTCATCCGGATCACCGGGCTCACCAAGACGTTGAAGGGCCAGGACGAGCCCCGCACGATCCTCGCGGGCGTCGACCTGACCCTGCACAGCGGCGAGAGCATCGCCATCCTCGGCCGTTCCGGCTCCGGCAAGAGCACGCTGCTCAGCCTGATCGGCCTGTTCGACCGCGCCGACGGCGGGCAGTACCTGTTGGGGGACAACGACATCACCCGCATCCCCGAGCGCAGGGCCGCGGCGCTGCGCAGCGAGGAGTTCGGGTTCGTGTTCCAGCGCTTCTTCCTGCTCAAGCACCTGAGCGCGGTGCAGAACGTGTCGATGGCGCTGGTCAACGGCCAGGGCTGGCTGCCGCGCCGCAAGCGCAGGGCGAAGGCCATGGACGCGTTGGAACGAGTGGGCATCGCCCACCTCGCCAAGCACAAGCCGCAGCGGTTGTCCGGCGGCGAGCAGCAGCGCGTCGCCATCGCCCGCGCCCTGGTGCGCGAGCCCAGGATCCTGCTCGCCGACGAGCCGACCGGCGCGCTCGACACCGAGACGGGCAACCTCGTCGTCGAGGCGCTGCGCTCGGCCACCGACCGCGGCTGCGGCCTGATCCTGGTGACGCACGACCACGACCACGCCTCCAAGATGGGCCGGGTGCTCCAGTTGACCAACGGCGTGTTCGACGGCGCACCGCAGCGGGTGGTCGTGTGA
- a CDS encoding response regulator transcription factor codes for MRVLAVEDDAELGHEVVSGLRQAGFAVDWVTDLSSAEESLTANTYDCVLLDRGLPDGDGLDLLSRWRARRSRVPVLMLTAMDGIAERVAGFDNGADDYLGKPFAMAELVARVGALCRRAEQPRPSLIKIADLEVDAARRRVTRAGVMLSLTAKELAVLELLCARRGQVVSRSELIEHCWDAMAEPMSNVVDAVVVQLRRKLGPPPLIATSRGVGFVIDEIG; via the coding sequence GTGCGTGTACTGGCCGTCGAGGACGACGCTGAACTGGGCCATGAGGTTGTGTCGGGTCTTCGGCAGGCCGGATTCGCCGTCGACTGGGTCACCGACCTCTCGTCGGCGGAGGAGAGCCTCACCGCCAACACCTACGACTGCGTGCTGCTCGACCGCGGTCTCCCCGACGGCGACGGGCTCGATCTGCTCAGCCGCTGGCGGGCGCGCAGGTCCCGCGTCCCGGTGCTGATGCTCACCGCCATGGACGGCATCGCCGAGCGCGTCGCGGGCTTCGACAACGGCGCCGACGATTACCTCGGCAAGCCCTTCGCCATGGCCGAGCTGGTCGCCAGGGTCGGCGCCCTCTGCCGCCGCGCCGAGCAGCCGAGGCCGTCGCTGATCAAGATCGCCGACCTCGAGGTCGACGCCGCGCGCCGCAGGGTGACCCGCGCCGGGGTGATGCTGAGCCTCACCGCGAAGGAGTTGGCCGTGCTGGAGCTGCTCTGCGCCCGTCGCGGCCAGGTAGTCTCGCGATCCGAACTCATCGAGCACTGCTGGGACGCGATGGCCGAACCGATGTCGAACGTGGTGGACGCCGTCGTCGTCCAGTTGCGCCGCAAGCTGGGGCCCCCGCCGTTGATCGCCACGTCGCGAGGGGTCGGTTTCGTGATTGACGAGATCGGGTGA
- the sthA gene encoding Si-specific NAD(P)(+) transhydrogenase, whose protein sequence is MYDFDVLVLGSGPGGQKAAIAAAKLGKKAAVVERRDMIGGVCINTGTIPSKTLREAVLYLTGLNQREMYGQSYRVKHDITIADLSARTQHVVGREIDVIRNQLSRNRIALLPGLGRFLDDHTVEVVDGTEQLHKVTADKIVIATGTRPSRPDTVDFDDKTIIDSDGIQHLEHIPQSMIVVGAGVIGIEYASMFAALGTKVTVVERRDRMLEFCDLEVVEALKYQLRDLSVTFRFGETVSAVERYARGAIAVLASGKKIPAETVMYSAGRQGMTEGLDLEKAGIAADNRGRIAVDEHFRTPVSNIYAVGDVIGFPALAATSMEQGRLAAYHACGEPVRAMSENQPIGIYTIPEISYIGRTEDELTAASIPFEVGISRYRELARGQIIGDSYGMLKLLVSAEDRSLLGVHVFGTGATELVHIGQAVMGCGGTVDYLVDAVFNYPTLAESYKVAALDAMNKIRQITWLAE, encoded by the coding sequence ATGTACGACTTCGACGTGCTGGTCCTCGGTTCCGGTCCCGGCGGGCAGAAGGCGGCCATCGCCGCCGCCAAACTCGGCAAGAAGGCGGCGGTGGTCGAGCGCCGCGACATGATCGGCGGGGTGTGCATCAACACCGGCACCATCCCGTCCAAGACGCTCCGCGAGGCGGTGCTGTACCTCACCGGCCTCAACCAGCGGGAGATGTACGGCCAGAGCTACCGCGTGAAGCACGACATCACCATCGCGGACCTGTCGGCGCGCACCCAGCACGTCGTGGGGCGCGAGATCGACGTCATCCGCAACCAGCTGTCCCGCAACCGGATCGCTCTGCTGCCGGGACTCGGCAGGTTCCTCGACGACCACACCGTCGAGGTCGTCGACGGCACCGAGCAGCTGCACAAGGTGACCGCGGACAAGATCGTCATCGCCACCGGCACGCGACCGTCGCGACCGGACACGGTGGACTTCGACGACAAGACGATCATCGACTCGGACGGCATCCAGCACCTGGAGCACATCCCGCAGTCGATGATCGTGGTCGGCGCCGGTGTCATCGGCATCGAGTACGCCTCGATGTTCGCCGCGCTGGGCACCAAGGTCACCGTCGTCGAGCGGCGCGACCGGATGCTGGAGTTCTGCGACCTGGAAGTGGTCGAGGCGCTCAAGTACCAGCTGCGCGACCTGTCCGTCACGTTCCGGTTCGGCGAGACCGTGTCCGCGGTCGAGCGGTACGCCCGCGGCGCCATCGCGGTGCTGGCCAGCGGGAAGAAGATCCCGGCCGAGACGGTGATGTACTCGGCGGGGCGGCAGGGCATGACCGAGGGGCTCGACCTGGAGAAGGCGGGCATCGCGGCGGACAACCGAGGCCGGATCGCGGTCGACGAGCACTTCCGCACCCCCGTGTCGAACATCTACGCGGTCGGCGACGTCATCGGGTTCCCCGCGCTGGCGGCCACGTCCATGGAGCAGGGGCGCCTCGCGGCCTACCACGCGTGCGGCGAGCCGGTCCGGGCCATGAGCGAGAACCAGCCGATCGGCATCTACACGATCCCGGAGATCAGCTACATCGGCCGCACCGAGGACGAGCTGACCGCCGCGTCGATCCCGTTCGAGGTCGGCATCTCCCGCTACCGCGAACTCGCCAGGGGCCAGATCATCGGCGACTCCTACGGCATGTTGAAGCTGCTGGTGTCCGCTGAGGACCGTTCGCTGCTCGGCGTGCACGTGTTCGGCACCGGCGCGACCGAACTGGTCCACATCGGTCAGGCGGTCATGGGCTGCGGCGGCACCGTCGACTACCTCGTGGACGCCGTCTTCAACTACCCGACGCTGGCCGAGTCCTACAAGGTCGCCGCGCTCGACGCGATGAACAAGATCAGGCAGATCACCTGGCTCGCCGAGTAG
- a CDS encoding HAMP domain-containing sensor histidine kinase encodes MTTAWRSTTAKRLRRVRWVMTVLFTATTAICIGTLATIALVNDERSRAQALDIELDRQVAGLSRVVYYDGDGNLHLEPLDVDALVSRTTLLHVWVRDDGAWVSRYAREVDNAKSEEKSELALVEQVRDLQYTVLGDGVMPGGAALRLAAAPVWNTTNQVAAYVVVAGDPAPGVAEHREYVMWTFWGCLAMLVLAAGAGHMLSYIGTRPAVRALEQEERFLAEAAHELRTPLATLRLIAEAGANDPARASASAVQVVGLVDRMAQLVTGLLARARVRNGTRQMEWLPLRLDQLVEEVVGEQLDDGRTVDVDLHPTIVEGDPVLLSQALRNLVDNAVKHGAQEDGRVRVEVRVSGGTVTVSDRGPGIDLADRDRVFDQWVTGSTTGTGIGLAIVRWVADLHRGSAKVVDSPLGGTTIELALPEVVA; translated from the coding sequence GTGACCACGGCCTGGCGGAGCACCACGGCGAAGCGCTTGCGCCGGGTGCGCTGGGTGATGACGGTCCTGTTCACCGCCACCACCGCGATCTGCATCGGCACCCTCGCCACGATCGCCCTGGTCAACGACGAGCGTTCCCGCGCGCAGGCCCTCGACATCGAGCTGGACCGCCAGGTGGCCGGTCTGTCGCGGGTCGTCTACTACGACGGCGACGGCAACCTGCACCTGGAACCCCTCGACGTGGACGCCCTGGTCAGCCGCACCACGCTGCTGCACGTCTGGGTGCGCGACGACGGCGCGTGGGTGTCGCGCTACGCCCGCGAGGTCGACAACGCGAAGTCCGAGGAGAAGAGCGAGCTGGCGCTGGTCGAGCAGGTCCGCGACCTCCAGTACACGGTCCTCGGCGACGGCGTGATGCCCGGCGGGGCCGCTCTGCGGCTGGCCGCCGCGCCGGTCTGGAACACCACGAACCAGGTCGCCGCGTACGTCGTCGTGGCGGGTGACCCGGCGCCCGGCGTCGCCGAGCACCGCGAGTACGTGATGTGGACGTTCTGGGGCTGCCTCGCGATGCTGGTCCTCGCCGCGGGCGCGGGCCACATGCTGTCCTACATCGGCACCCGGCCCGCCGTGCGCGCACTGGAGCAGGAGGAGCGGTTCCTGGCCGAGGCCGCGCACGAGCTGCGCACCCCGCTGGCGACGCTGCGGCTGATCGCCGAGGCGGGCGCGAACGACCCGGCGCGGGCGAGCGCGTCGGCGGTCCAGGTCGTGGGCCTGGTCGACCGGATGGCGCAGCTGGTCACCGGACTGCTGGCGCGGGCCCGCGTGCGCAACGGCACCCGGCAGATGGAGTGGTTGCCGCTGCGGCTCGACCAGCTCGTGGAGGAGGTCGTCGGCGAACAGCTCGACGACGGCCGCACGGTCGACGTCGACCTGCACCCCACCATCGTGGAGGGCGACCCGGTGCTGCTGTCGCAGGCGCTGCGGAACCTGGTCGACAACGCGGTGAAGCACGGCGCCCAGGAGGACGGCCGGGTCCGGGTCGAGGTCCGGGTCTCCGGCGGCACGGTCACGGTGTCCGACCGCGGCCCCGGCATCGACCTCGCCGACCGGGACCGGGTGTTCGACCAGTGGGTCACCGGCAGCACCACCGGGACCGGCATCGGGCTGGCCATCGTGCGCTGGGTGGCGGACCTGCACCGCGGCTCGGCGAAGGTGGTGGACTCGCCGCTCGGCGGCACGACGATCGAGCTGGCGCTGCCCGAAGTCGTGGCTTGA
- a CDS encoding PAC2 family protein, with product MALDPENLYEVDSDVPDLTGAVLLHHFDGFMDAGAAGKLLVEHILSSYEHRVVARFDIDQLIDYRSRRPAMIFATDHFEPQPAPELLVHLVHDAAGFPFLLLSGPEPDFRWEGFVAAVLELVERWGVGSAIGFHGIPMRLPHTRPLGVTAHATRSELITGHQPFFSRVEVPGNVAAMLEVRLGEHGHDAIGFAAHVPHYLAQSTHPAAALVLLDTITRTTGLALPSDVLRETARRAGAELQRQVDESEEVSEVVAALERQYDAFTGSERGEQSLLLEEEEIPSADELGAEFEKFLAEQPPK from the coding sequence GTGGCGCTGGATCCGGAAAACCTGTACGAGGTGGACTCCGACGTACCGGACTTGACCGGAGCCGTCCTGCTGCACCACTTCGACGGTTTCATGGACGCCGGTGCGGCCGGGAAGCTCCTCGTCGAGCACATCCTCAGCAGCTACGAGCACCGCGTGGTCGCGCGCTTCGACATCGACCAGCTGATCGACTACCGCTCGCGCAGGCCCGCCATGATCTTCGCGACGGACCACTTCGAGCCGCAGCCCGCGCCCGAACTGCTCGTGCACCTCGTGCACGACGCCGCCGGGTTCCCGTTCCTGCTGCTCAGCGGCCCCGAGCCGGACTTCCGCTGGGAGGGCTTCGTCGCGGCCGTGCTGGAACTGGTGGAGCGCTGGGGCGTCGGCTCGGCGATCGGCTTCCACGGCATCCCGATGCGCCTGCCGCACACCCGCCCGCTCGGCGTCACCGCCCACGCGACCCGCAGCGAGCTGATCACCGGCCACCAGCCGTTCTTCAGCCGCGTCGAGGTTCCCGGCAACGTCGCCGCGATGCTCGAGGTGCGCCTCGGCGAGCACGGCCACGACGCCATCGGCTTCGCCGCCCACGTGCCGCACTACCTCGCCCAGTCCACGCACCCGGCCGCCGCGCTGGTGCTGCTGGACACCATCACCCGGACCACCGGCCTCGCGCTGCCGTCCGACGTGCTGCGCGAGACCGCCCGCAGGGCGGGCGCTGAGCTCCAGCGCCAGGTCGACGAGTCCGAGGAGGTGTCCGAGGTCGTCGCCGCTCTGGAGCGGCAGTACGACGCGTTCACCGGCTCGGAGCGCGGCGAGCAGAGCCTGCTGCTGGAGGAAGAGGAGATCCCCAGCGCCGACGAGCTCGGCGCGGAGTTCGAGAAGTTCCTCGCGGAGCAGCCGCCCAAGTAG
- a CDS encoding LuxR C-terminal-related transcriptional regulator, with amino-acid sequence MADTLTRSTVDNGFRSVRSAYLAACRGTERGQAVEKAVSCEAYADLWHAVSILLYADEPGFALELCLRVEERTRQHAVLGLLRARIAHAKGQPLVARDLARSVLDERALSLRTRHLALAELVAAEVGLEQYDSAAALLREHGFDGEVPEGPEAPYLLAARGALHVAAGRRRPGVEDYLECGRRLVDAGVRNPAVIPWRSRAALAALGDRRRELAKVLAEQELIEARGWGTSRAVGVALHAVASTRDGEEAVELLGESVDLLSLSTAGAELLRAREDLAQIVRAGHDLTRQEAKIAWLARSGYSNKQISERLFLTRRTIEFHLSGVYRKLGLSGRHELRVALPDQFGDQSA; translated from the coding sequence ATGGCAGACACACTCACCCGGTCCACTGTGGACAACGGGTTCCGGTCGGTGCGGTCGGCCTACCTGGCCGCCTGCCGCGGCACCGAACGCGGCCAGGCGGTGGAGAAGGCCGTTTCCTGCGAGGCGTACGCGGACCTGTGGCACGCGGTGTCCATCCTGCTCTACGCCGACGAACCGGGTTTCGCGCTGGAACTCTGCCTGCGGGTGGAGGAGCGCACCCGGCAGCACGCGGTGCTCGGCCTGCTGCGCGCCCGGATCGCGCACGCCAAGGGCCAGCCGCTGGTGGCCCGAGACCTGGCGCGGTCCGTTCTGGACGAGCGCGCGCTCTCGTTGCGCACCAGGCACCTCGCGCTGGCCGAACTGGTCGCCGCGGAGGTGGGCCTGGAGCAGTACGACTCGGCCGCCGCCCTGCTGCGCGAGCACGGGTTCGACGGCGAGGTGCCCGAGGGTCCGGAGGCGCCGTACCTGCTGGCCGCCCGCGGCGCGCTGCACGTGGCCGCCGGGCGCCGCCGACCCGGTGTCGAGGACTACCTGGAGTGCGGACGGCGGCTGGTCGACGCGGGCGTCCGCAACCCCGCGGTCATCCCGTGGCGGTCGCGCGCGGCGCTGGCCGCGCTGGGCGACCGGCGGCGCGAGCTGGCGAAGGTGCTGGCCGAGCAGGAGCTGATCGAGGCCCGCGGCTGGGGCACCTCCCGCGCGGTCGGGGTCGCGCTGCACGCGGTCGCCTCCACCCGCGACGGCGAGGAGGCCGTCGAGCTGCTGGGGGAGTCGGTCGACCTGCTGTCGCTGTCCACCGCCGGCGCGGAGCTGCTGCGCGCACGGGAGGACCTGGCCCAGATCGTGCGGGCCGGGCACGACCTGACCCGCCAGGAGGCGAAGATCGCCTGGCTGGCCCGGTCCGGGTACAGCAACAAGCAGATCTCCGAACGGCTGTTCCTCACCCGCCGCACGATCGAGTTCCACCTGTCGGGGGTCTACCGGAAGCTGGGCCTCTCGGGCAGGCACGAACTGCGCGTAGCGCTGCCGGACCAGTTCGGTGACCAGTCGGCGTGA
- a CDS encoding ABC transporter permease, translated as MRLSGRFRSSLIIGGQGIRARKMRTFLSMLSLFLGVLAVVTVQAGSVIAQRAMLSDVEITQGKDGTVQMYLPSDPRSVPVAMDVISGRTDAVGVTRGKAVIGEPGVKPLNEGGGRLDQGGGYGPAMRVTCDANGCKPVTDEDAGAPQGQAIELAMNSLTGDIRQFRPFRLQSGEWLDFSSAPSLSPRIVLNKYAAEGFANHEIPAEMRVSGAVANATPRIIGVVDDGGWGPAAYVRSDELLNWMPVDSLSDQRYGSMELMLAPTATDLQQTLRTRLVAAGANGDEIHVETINSLEEMQSQLALMRWIFLGMAAMVLLIGVAGILNVGLATVGERIEEFALRRAVGTPRLLLAGIVLAETLLTGLLTAAAAIGFGIVGLKAVSSLLGSREPFLQNVDFPWQAGVAGVIAGLIAGILGGLIPAIRAARIPIATVMRA; from the coding sequence ATGCGCCTGTCCGGGCGGTTCCGCTCGTCCCTGATCATCGGCGGCCAGGGCATCCGGGCCCGCAAGATGCGCACGTTCCTGTCCATGCTCAGCCTGTTCCTCGGCGTGCTGGCCGTGGTCACCGTCCAGGCGGGTTCGGTGATCGCGCAGCGCGCCATGCTGTCCGACGTCGAGATCACCCAGGGCAAGGACGGCACGGTCCAGATGTACCTGCCGAGCGACCCGCGGTCCGTGCCGGTGGCCATGGACGTCATCAGCGGCCGCACGGACGCCGTCGGCGTCACCCGCGGCAAAGCCGTCATCGGCGAGCCGGGGGTGAAGCCCCTCAACGAGGGCGGCGGCCGCCTGGACCAAGGCGGCGGCTACGGCCCCGCCATGCGGGTCACCTGCGACGCCAACGGCTGCAAGCCCGTCACCGACGAGGACGCGGGCGCCCCGCAGGGCCAGGCGATCGAACTGGCCATGAACTCGCTGACCGGCGACATCCGCCAGTTCCGCCCCTTCCGCCTCCAGTCCGGCGAATGGCTCGACTTCTCCTCGGCCCCCTCGCTGTCCCCGCGCATCGTCCTCAACAAGTACGCCGCGGAGGGCTTCGCCAACCACGAGATCCCCGCCGAGATGCGCGTCTCCGGCGCCGTCGCCAACGCCACTCCGCGCATCATCGGTGTCGTCGACGACGGTGGCTGGGGCCCCGCGGCCTACGTCCGCTCCGACGAACTCCTCAACTGGATGCCCGTCGACAGCCTGAGCGACCAGCGCTACGGCAGCATGGAACTGATGCTGGCCCCCACCGCCACCGACCTCCAGCAGACCCTCCGCACCCGCCTGGTCGCGGCGGGCGCGAACGGCGACGAGATCCACGTCGAAACCATCAACTCCCTCGAGGAGATGCAGTCCCAACTGGCGCTCATGCGCTGGATCTTCCTCGGCATGGCCGCGATGGTGCTGCTCATCGGCGTCGCGGGCATCCTCAACGTCGGCCTCGCGACAGTCGGCGAACGCATCGAGGAATTCGCCCTGCGCCGCGCCGTGGGCACACCACGGCTGCTGCTGGCCGGAATCGTGCTCGCGGAAACCCTGCTAACAGGCCTGCTCACCGCCGCGGCCGCCATCGGCTTCGGCATCGTGGGCCTCAAAGCCGTCAGCTCCCTACTAGGCTCCCGCGAACCCTTCCTCCAGAACGTCGACTTCCCCTGGCAGGCCGGAGTCGCCGGAGTCATCGCAGGCCTGATCGCAGGCATCCTAGGCGGCCTGATCCCAGCAATCCGAGCAGCCCGCATCCCCATCGCCACCGTAATGCGCGCCTAG